Proteins from a single region of Aureibacter tunicatorum:
- a CDS encoding copper homeostasis protein CutC: protein MSKKYNLEICIDSVESAINAQNGGAQRVELCANLPLGGTTPTLGLMEVVRKHLEIDVYPIIRPRGGDFLFDAYEVEQMAIDIKHFKERDADGVVIGLLTENAEIDIDGSSKLIEAADGMDITFHRAFDKVIDPFKALDTLKSLGIKRVLSSGLEPTALEGIEMLNKIAEYAKEDISIMPGSGVNASNVHLLAELPFVKELHFSAKNTRKNNMLIQNERVSYSCAGVDENYISYSDEQKVKEVRNILNRLESEAK, encoded by the coding sequence ATGTCGAAAAAATATAATTTGGAAATATGCATTGACTCTGTGGAGTCGGCAATCAATGCTCAAAATGGCGGAGCGCAAAGAGTGGAGTTGTGCGCTAACTTGCCATTGGGTGGAACTACGCCAACGCTAGGACTGATGGAAGTGGTGAGAAAACATTTGGAAATAGATGTTTATCCGATTATCAGGCCACGAGGTGGAGATTTTCTGTTTGATGCCTACGAAGTGGAGCAAATGGCTATCGATATTAAGCATTTTAAGGAAAGAGACGCTGATGGAGTGGTTATCGGTTTATTGACTGAAAATGCTGAAATAGATATTGATGGTTCTTCTAAATTAATAGAAGCTGCGGATGGAATGGATATTACTTTCCACAGAGCTTTTGATAAAGTAATTGATCCATTCAAAGCATTGGATACACTTAAGTCTTTAGGAATAAAAAGAGTTTTGTCTTCAGGACTTGAACCTACGGCTTTGGAAGGCATCGAAATGCTTAATAAAATTGCTGAATACGCTAAGGAAGATATTTCAATAATGCCTGGAAGCGGTGTGAATGCAAGCAATGTTCATTTGCTCGCTGAATTGCCTTTTGTCAAAGAATTGCATTTTTCAGCAAAAAACACAAGAAAGAACAATATGCTGATTCAAAATGAAAGAGTTAGCTATAGTTGCGCGGGTGTGGATGAGAATTACATCAGTTATTCCGACGAGCAAAAAGTGAAAGAGGTAAGGAACATTTTAAACCGACTTGAAAGTGAAGCAAAGTAG